The Hyphomicrobium sp. 99 genome contains the following window.
GCTGGTCGCGGAAGCCGAGAGCTTGATCGTGAAGGTCGATCTCCGGAAACCCGGCAACCAGCTTTTCATCAACGACGGCTCCTACGGCGCGCTGTTCGACAGCGCCCACCTGGGTTTCATCTTCCCTGTACGGTTGATCCGTCCCGGCCTCGATCCCAACGAGCCGCTCGAGCCGTTCGAGTTCTGGGGCCCGACATGTGACTCGATCGATCGCATGAAGGGACCCTTCATGCTGCCGGCGTCTGTCCGCGAAGGGGATTACATCGAGATTGGCAACCTCGGAGCCTATGCGCGCGCCATGGCGACACGCTTCAACGGCTACGGCGAATACACCGACGTCATCCTGCAGGATGAGCCGATGTACTCGATCTACACCGAAGACCTCGAGCCGATTGCCCGCAACGCCTGAGCGCGCGACGGCGAAGCATCTCCCACAACGTCATCCCGGCGAAGGCTGGGATCCAGACAACCATCAGATCGGGTGATTGCTGAAAACCGGCTGGATGCCGACCCTCATCGGCATGACGTACGCCTTCAATTCGACGGCTTGGCGACCGCGACCAGTACCGGATCGGTCTGGTAGTTTTCCGGAAAGAGCTTCTTCAAGTTCTCGACCTTCGGAATATCGTTGATGGCGATATAGGGATACGTCGGATTGAGCGTCAGAAAATTCTGATGATAGTCCTCGGCCGGATAGAACGTGCGGCCGGGCTCAACTGTTGTCGCAATCGCTGATTGGAAGACGTGAGCGTTCCCCAACTGAGCGATATAGGCCTCCGCGATTTTGGCCTGTTCCGGCGTCTGCGGGAAAATCGTCGAGCGATATTGCGTGCCTGAGTCCGGTCCCTGACGGTTGAGCAATGTCGGATCGTGCGCGACCGAGAAGTAGATCTGCAACAGCTTCCCGTAGCTGACCGTCTTCGGATCAAATTTTATTTGAACGGACTCGGCATGGCCCGTATCGCCCGTGCCGACGACATTGTAGTGCGCGTCTTCCTTCTTGCCGCCGGTATAGCCCGACATCGCGCTTTCAACGCCTTTGACGTGTTGGAAGACGCCTTGAACACCCCAGAAGCAACCGCCCGCGAGAACGGTCGTCTCGGTGCCCGATCCAGGCCCGGAGTGCTCATCCATTGAGGGTGGCGGAATGGCAGTGCCTTCCTTCGCGACGAGCCGGGACCCGCTCAAAACGGCAAATACGCCGAGGATCGCGGCCGTTGCAGTGAGCCAGAAAAACCAACGATCCGGGTTGGAAAAGAATCTATTTTTCAATGACATAATGGTCGCTCCGGCAGTGGGGCTGCGCTGATGCGGTACTCGTTCTGTTGAGTGCGATACGCTGAGTACGTTGGATTTCCGCGCTTCGTTACCGGCCGTTGCCGCGGCCAGATAAGGACAGCGCGCTAAGTTTTCTTTCTGACAATGGCGTCGATCTCGATATCGATGTCGTCGCCGACCATCGATTGATAGGCTGTCATACGGAAGGCGCTCCGCTGAATGCGCCCCGTCGCCACGAATTCCCGCGCGCCATTCGAGTGCTTGAGAGCCGGGTCCGTATGTGGATGTAGCGAGATTGCGAACGTCACCGGCATCGTAATGCCGTTGACAGTTATATCGCCGGTCATTTCGGCCGTGTCCGCGCCGGTAGACCGAACCGCCCGGCTTTTGAATGTCATCACCGGATCTGCGGCGACGTTGAAGAAATCGCTGCCCTTCAACTCGTCATCGACGATCGGCTCGCCCGTCCCAAGACTTGCGGTCGCGATCGTCGCGCTGACTTGGCTCTTCTCGGGCGCTTTCTCGTCGAACTGCAGCGTGCCTTGAACCTGATTGAAGTGGCCTTGCTGTTTTGAAATTCCCATCACGTACGTGAAGCGGACTTCGGTACGTCGCGCGTCGAAAATATAGATTTCTGCATGCGCGGCAGAACTGGCAAAGCCAGCAAGAACGATGAAGGCCACGCAGTATGCGCAACCTTTTGATAACGACTTTCGCATGCTAGTCCCCTCGTTGAATGAGGGAACTCAGCATGTATGCGATCAGCCAGGCTGTTCCCCACGGAACAGCCCAGCCGATGTCAGAACTCAAGATTATTTCGAAATTCGCGAAATCTTCGATCCCTCGAGCGTCAGATTGTACATCAGGCCCTTGGGATCGAGGATGAACCCGACGACAGGGCTCGTAATCTTGTTGGTATCGATCGAACCGCCGACACCGACGGTGATGATGGCGACGGAACCGTCAACGCCGACCTTCCAGCCGGCCGTGCGCCGGAACTGCTCGAGCGCCTCGGGCGTCATGAACGCGATGATGACGGACCGCGCCTGCACGCCGAGCTGAAATCCGAACGACGCCGAGATCGTATTGTAATATCCAGCGTTACGACCGTGGACGAGAAGGGCGCCTTCGCCGTATTCGCCGCCGACGCCGAACCCGGCTTTCACGACGGACGGAAAGACGAGAATGCCGACGGCCTTGTTCGCAAGTTCGCGCGCGCCCCCGACCTGATAGAAAAACCGCTCGAGTGTTTCATGCACGCTGGCGTCGATCTCGCGCGCCGACGCGGCGCGACTTTCATGCGCGGACATGACAATCGCGCAGAGCGCGAACAGCGCTACGCTCATTCCCTTGATGGACATCGTGTACTCCCTCAGTTCCCCCGGTTGACTTATTGACGACGCTTCGTGGCCGAATTCGCGCGGAATCGGGCAAAATCGGAATAAATGGTGCTCAGTTGCACGATGAATCGCCGTACCTGCCTATCACATCCGCGAAAAGGCGAGCTTTGGACCAATAAGCGAACTCGTTAAGGATGGTGGGCGGTATAGGGATTGAACCTATGACCCCACGCGTGTGAAGCGTGTGCTCTACCGCTGAGCTAACCGCCCGTTTTGGGAAGCGCCCATATGCGAGGCGTCGGGTTAGCCTGTCAAGCGGCCCTCATCGCCGCGCTTGAGCCGATTTGTCCGGTCTGCTCTCCGATGAGGGAATGGACGAGCCTCAAGGCTTGCCCCCAGCCGGAACGATCGCAGCGCTAGAAAGAATAGCCTCGATGGCTGCGCGGCTCGCATGTCCGTTTTCGAATTCGCTCTTCGGCGCGTAAGCGGTCACGATCGCCGCGCGGCCTTCACCGCCCAGAACCAGCAGGAAGCGCGACTCGGGTCCCTGCGGGCCTTTGGCGTCCGCCAGCACATACGTGTAAGCGTCGCCCCGCTTGAGAGCGCCATCGGCGTAAGCGGCGTTCGTGTATTTGAGGCTCGCCAGAAAATCGAGAAACGCCTGACCCTTGAATTCGTGCAGCGCTTCGAGCGGAAGCTCCGCCGCCTCCACCGTGATGCCCGAAGCATCCTGGTGGATGGATGGCGTCTTGCCCGCGACCTCTTTGAAATTGTCCGCCACCTCAAACGCCACCGGCCCCACCAGCATCTTTTGCATCGCGAAGGCGCTCGGCACGCCCGCAAATGTCATGGCGACTGCAGCAAAGAACGCTGCGGCAATCAGCGCGAAGGGCGAGTTGTTGAGCATTGAAGATCCTTGAAACGAGGAAAGGGGCGGGCCGCAATCAGGCTGTTCCACAGGCCAGCAGGGCAACGCAAGCGAACTCTGAATATCGTGCCGAATGGTCCCGCCGCGCTGACATATCTCTAGCAAAAGTTGTCGGTGGCCGGGGGCACGCTTGAGGCCCGCATATATAAGCCTGGATTCGATGCGATGTAGTCCTTGCACCCAACCCCAGCAAAATGCGATGTCTCCCGGCAAACACGCACGATTGCAGGGGGCGCAGGGGCGGCTTCTTAGATCGAAGTCGTTGGGGAGGAACGTTTGGAACCAACGGAGCCGCAACGGCCGCACTTGATCTCGCTGGGCTTGAACAAGCTCGGCCTCATCGGGATCAAAGCGCCGATCCTTTCCGCGCTCATTGTCGTGCTCATCACCGCCGCCGCGGTCATGGGGCTAACGCACCTGAAGGTCGACGACAGTCTTTCAGAGCTGTTCCGGACGAACACCCCTGAGTTCAAAACCTACGAAGAGATCGACCGCCGCTTCCCATCGAGCGAATACGATGTTCTGGTCGTCGTCGAAGGCAAGAACCTATTGACGCGCGAGGGCCTGAAGGCCTTTGCGGGAGCTGCCGCCGATCTTCAGCTGGCCGATGGCGTCAACGGTATCGTCTCGATGCTTTCGGCACGCGGCAAGCCGGATGCCACGGGATATGCGCCGCCCATCGTGCCCGATGATCTTCCCGAAGGCCCAGCCTTCGATCAAATCCTCGAAGCGCTGAAAAGCAACGACATCGTCAAGGGCAAGTTCCTCTCGAACGACGGCCAGCTCGCGCTGATCGTGCTCTCCCTCAACCGCGAGGCCGTCGCCGAGAAATCCGCCAAGGTCGTCATCGGGGGCATCGAGCAGACCGCGAAGGAAGATCTCGAACCCGCCGGTCTCTCAGTGAAGCTCGCCGGCGCGCCGGTGATGCAACTCGAAATCCGCAACGCCGTCGAGCGAGATCAGCTCGTCTACAACGGCCTCGGCCTGTTTTTCGGCGCCGCCATCGCCGCGCTGTTCTTCCGCCGCATATCGCTGATGCTCGTCGCGGCCCTGCCGCCCGTCATCGCGGTCTGCTGGTCGCTGGGCCTGCTCGGATGGCTCCATTTCAAGCTCAATCTCTTCCTGAATGTGATGACGCCGCTCATCATGGTGATGGGCTTCGCCGACAGCATGCAGATGGTGTCCGCCATTCGCATTCGGTTGCGAGAAGGCGACAGCAAGCTTGAAGCCGTGAGATTTGCCGTCAACGTCGTCGGCCCGGCATGCGTGCTCGCGCACGGCGCGACGCTTCTGTCGTTCCTCGCGCTCCTGTTTTCGGAATCCGGCCTCATTCGCACGTTCGGCGAAGCCGGCGCCATGGCAGTCTGCATCTCCTTCGTCGCGGTGATCGTCGTGCTGCCGATCCTGGCGCTCCTGCTGATCCGCAACGAAAAGACTTTGGCGCGCGACCACACCCCGGCAGACGGTATGATGGACGCGCTTGGCAACTTCGTCGGCGCCATCGTCGATCGCGTCATCAAGCATTCGGTCATCTATACGATCATCGGCATCGGGCTGTTCGCCTATTTCGCGTCGCTCCATCTGCAACTCGAGCCGCGCTATCGCCTCGCCGACCAGGTTCCCGATCGCGAGCAGGCGCTCGCAGCGACCGGCCGCATCGACACCAAGCTGACCGGCGCCAATCCCTTCCACGTCATGATCCGTTGGCAGAACGGTGCCAGCCTTTACGATCCCGCCACGCTCAAAGTCATCGAGGAAACGCATCTCGCGCTCGAAAAGGCCGCTGGCCTCGGCAACGTCTGGTCGCTCGAAAGTCTCAGGCGCTGGCTGCGCGAAAACGGTGACGACAACGTTGAGACGGTCAAGAAATACGTCAATCTTTTGCCTGAGCATCTCGTTCGCCGCTTCATAGCGAAGGAGCAGGACGCGGTCCTCGTGACCGGCCGGCTGCCGGATGTCGACGCGAGCCAGATTCTACCGCTCGTACATAAGGTCGACGAAGCGCTCGCCCCGGTTCGTAAGGCCTATCCGAACTACGAGATATCGGTGACCGGACTGCCCGCGCTCGCCGCGCGCAACAGCTACCGCATGATCTCGCAGCTCGATGAAAGCATCCCGCTTTGCGTGCTCGTCGCCGCAGTGCTGCTGGCTCTCGCCTTCCGCTCCGTTTTCGTCGGCTTCATCAGCTTGCTCCCCGGCCTGTTTCCGGTCGTCACGTCTGGCGCGATGCTCTGGTATCTGGGAGGGGGCCTCGAGTTCTCATCCGTCGTCGCGCTCATCGTGGTGTTCGGATTGGGCGTCGACGCGCTCATCCACTTCCTCAATCGTCTGCGGCTTGAAGAAAAACCGGGCGTGGAGCCCGAGATCGCGATCCGCCGCGCCCGTGTGCTCGTCGGCCCGGCGATCATCCTGACAACGATCGTGCTTGCCTTCGGATTGGGCGTTACCGTGTTCTCGCAGCTTCCGTCGCTTCGGCTGTTTGGCCTCGTGTGCGGCGTGACGCTTCTGGCGTCGCTCATTGCCGATCTGGTTTTCCTTCCGGCAACAATCCTGGTCTATCGCCGCTATATCAGCGGTCACGACGTCTGAACGGACGACTAGGCCCTCGGAGGTTGCGGCAGTCCACGCCGACGGCGTAGTGTTTGCGAGCGTTATCATCGGCAACGAGGGCAGCGATGCCGCAGAAGCTCATGATCATCCTGGCAAGCACGGATCCGCTGAGCTGCGAAGGCTTGAGCGCGCCGCTCTTTCAGGCATGCGTCGCCGCCGGCATGAACTACAGCGTCGAAGTCGTCTTTACGGGCCCCGCTGCCAAATTGCTGCGGAGCGGCGTCGCCGAAGGTATCTGCCTGAAGGCCGACGAAAAGCGCACGATCTACGATTTCATCAAGGAAGGGCACGCGGCAGGCGTAAGGTTCTTCTGCTTCTCGCCGGGGCTGGACGGCTGTCCCTTGCGAAAGGAAGAACTGATTCCCGAATTCAGCGGCGTCATCGGCGCTGCACATTTCGTCGAGGAAATCATGTCGAGCGAATGCCGGGTCCTTACGTACTGACGGCAGTCCCGAGAAACTTCCGGAGAGCGCCCGGCAATTCGCGATAATCATCGATGATGGCATCCGGCCCAAACG
Protein-coding sequences here:
- the msrA gene encoding peptide-methionine (S)-S-oxide reductase MsrA, whose translation is MSLKNRFFSNPDRWFFWLTATAAILGVFAVLSGSRLVAKEGTAIPPPSMDEHSGPGSGTETTVLAGGCFWGVQGVFQHVKGVESAMSGYTGGKKEDAHYNVVGTGDTGHAESVQIKFDPKTVSYGKLLQIYFSVAHDPTLLNRQGPDSGTQYRSTIFPQTPEQAKIAEAYIAQLGNAHVFQSAIATTVEPGRTFYPAEDYHQNFLTLNPTYPYIAINDIPKVENLKKLFPENYQTDPVLVAVAKPSN
- a CDS encoding YceI family protein produces the protein MRKSLSKGCAYCVAFIVLAGFASSAAHAEIYIFDARRTEVRFTYVMGISKQQGHFNQVQGTLQFDEKAPEKSQVSATIATASLGTGEPIVDDELKGSDFFNVAADPVMTFKSRAVRSTGADTAEMTGDITVNGITMPVTFAISLHPHTDPALKHSNGAREFVATGRIQRSAFRMTAYQSMVGDDIDIEIDAIVRKKT
- a CDS encoding YSC84-related protein — translated: MSIKGMSVALFALCAIVMSAHESRAASAREIDASVHETLERFFYQVGGARELANKAVGILVFPSVVKAGFGVGGEYGEGALLVHGRNAGYYNTISASFGFQLGVQARSVIIAFMTPEALEQFRRTAGWKVGVDGSVAIITVGVGGSIDTNKITSPVVGFILDPKGLMYNLTLEGSKISRISK
- a CDS encoding RND family transporter → MEPTEPQRPHLISLGLNKLGLIGIKAPILSALIVVLITAAAVMGLTHLKVDDSLSELFRTNTPEFKTYEEIDRRFPSSEYDVLVVVEGKNLLTREGLKAFAGAAADLQLADGVNGIVSMLSARGKPDATGYAPPIVPDDLPEGPAFDQILEALKSNDIVKGKFLSNDGQLALIVLSLNREAVAEKSAKVVIGGIEQTAKEDLEPAGLSVKLAGAPVMQLEIRNAVERDQLVYNGLGLFFGAAIAALFFRRISLMLVAALPPVIAVCWSLGLLGWLHFKLNLFLNVMTPLIMVMGFADSMQMVSAIRIRLREGDSKLEAVRFAVNVVGPACVLAHGATLLSFLALLFSESGLIRTFGEAGAMAVCISFVAVIVVLPILALLLIRNEKTLARDHTPADGMMDALGNFVGAIVDRVIKHSVIYTIIGIGLFAYFASLHLQLEPRYRLADQVPDREQALAATGRIDTKLTGANPFHVMIRWQNGASLYDPATLKVIEETHLALEKAAGLGNVWSLESLRRWLRENGDDNVETVKKYVNLLPEHLVRRFIAKEQDAVLVTGRLPDVDASQILPLVHKVDEALAPVRKAYPNYEISVTGLPALAARNSYRMISQLDESIPLCVLVAAVLLALAFRSVFVGFISLLPGLFPVVTSGAMLWYLGGGLEFSSVVALIVVFGLGVDALIHFLNRLRLEEKPGVEPEIAIRRARVLVGPAIILTTIVLAFGLGVTVFSQLPSLRLFGLVCGVTLLASLIADLVFLPATILVYRRYISGHDV
- a CDS encoding 50S ribosomal protein L33 — encoded protein: MPQKLMIILASTDPLSCEGLSAPLFQACVAAGMNYSVEVVFTGPAAKLLRSGVAEGICLKADEKRTIYDFIKEGHAAGVRFFCFSPGLDGCPLRKEELIPEFSGVIGAAHFVEEIMSSECRVLTY